One genomic region from Sphingobacterium sp. UGAL515B_05 encodes:
- a CDS encoding PLP-dependent cysteine synthase family protein, which translates to MAEQELLSACLSPALDKRFKHLWRLVGNTPMLELQYTYKGKPGRIFVKCENYNLTGSIKDRMALYILYKAYMNCQIRPTDVVIEATSGNTGIAFSAIGKALGHQVKIIMPNWLSKERTDIIRSMGADIQLISKEEGGFLGSIRLSEELAAKGGVFLPRQFENQYNAEAHEKTTGYEIVKQLEEQGLVADAFVAGVGTGGTVMGVGRSLRKVNPNVRVHPLEPAESPTLTTGHKVGSHRIQGISDEFIPAIVDLDELDTVVCANDGDSIIMAQKLSRQLGLAVGISSGANVIGAIKLQQELGDEAVVVTLLCDDNKKYLSTDLVKEEPVKEGYLSTDVDFSGFQPICRLANPVFGA; encoded by the coding sequence ATGGCTGAACAAGAATTATTAAGTGCGTGTTTGTCACCTGCATTGGACAAGAGGTTTAAACATCTGTGGCGATTAGTTGGAAATACGCCAATGTTGGAACTACAGTATACTTACAAAGGTAAACCCGGACGAATTTTCGTAAAATGTGAGAACTACAATCTGACCGGTAGCATTAAAGATAGGATGGCTCTTTATATTTTATATAAAGCTTATATGAATTGTCAGATTCGCCCGACTGATGTTGTTATTGAAGCCACAAGTGGAAATACAGGGATTGCTTTTTCAGCAATCGGCAAAGCGCTTGGTCATCAAGTAAAGATTATTATGCCTAACTGGCTGAGTAAGGAGCGTACCGATATTATTCGAAGTATGGGAGCGGATATTCAGTTGATAAGCAAAGAAGAAGGTGGTTTTTTAGGAAGTATTCGTTTAAGTGAAGAGCTTGCTGCGAAAGGCGGTGTTTTTCTTCCACGGCAATTTGAGAATCAATATAATGCCGAAGCGCATGAGAAAACCACAGGTTACGAGATTGTAAAGCAACTGGAAGAACAGGGCTTAGTAGCTGATGCTTTTGTTGCTGGTGTGGGAACTGGTGGTACAGTAATGGGTGTGGGGAGAAGCTTAAGAAAGGTAAACCCAAATGTCCGTGTACATCCACTGGAACCGGCAGAAAGTCCAACCTTGACTACAGGACATAAAGTAGGTTCACACCGTATTCAGGGAATATCTGATGAATTTATTCCTGCTATTGTGGATTTAGATGAACTCGATACTGTCGTTTGTGCGAATGATGGCGACTCCATTATCATGGCGCAGAAGCTGTCACGTCAATTGGGATTGGCTGTTGGTATCTCTTCCGGAGCAAATGTAATCGGAGCGATTAAATTACAACAGGAATTGGGTGATGAAGCTGTCGTGGTGACGCTACTTTGCGATGATAACAAAAAATACCTAAGTACTGATTTGGTGAAAGAGGAGCCAGTAAAAGAAGGATATCTTTCTACAGACGTTGATTTTTCGGGTTTTCAACCTATTTGCAGACTGGCAAATCCAGTATTTGGAGCCTAA
- a CDS encoding Lrp/AsnC family transcriptional regulator — protein sequence MMELDDIDVKLLRLLQQDASMSNKALSFELNKSIAAVHERVRKLKRLGYIKKTVAILDRHKIGIGLISFSQVFLKAHTFEVLNEFEKEVAKFPEVMECYQMAGSYDFMLRIATKDMDAYHIFLRHRLAVLPQVNTVQTYFVLSETKSETAYPL from the coding sequence ATTATGGAATTGGATGATATCGATGTAAAATTATTGCGCCTCCTACAGCAAGATGCCTCAATGAGTAATAAAGCGCTATCCTTTGAACTCAACAAATCTATTGCAGCTGTTCATGAACGTGTTAGAAAGCTAAAGCGGTTGGGCTACATCAAAAAAACGGTGGCAATTTTGGATCGCCACAAAATAGGCATTGGGTTAATTTCATTTTCCCAGGTTTTTCTCAAGGCGCATACGTTTGAGGTGTTGAATGAATTCGAAAAAGAGGTGGCTAAATTTCCCGAGGTGATGGAATGCTACCAAATGGCAGGCTCTTACGACTTTATGTTACGTATAGCAACCAAAGATATGGATGCTTATCATATTTTTCTGCGGCATCGACTGGCTGTATTACCTCAAGTAAACACCGTACAGACCTACTTTGTATTATCGGAGACAAAAAGCGAGACGGCTTATCCCCTTTAA
- a CDS encoding PNGase F N-terminal domain-containing protein, whose product MKKSILFTSILCLSLSSQAQKLSNYVIQYNQSFNGNTAANQNAILVYANEKETFVSSAKEMNGQLAPPYERVVVERAGGNALLKIAKLKDGSIILTKDSLALSKQKFNATNETKTILGYPCKKVETSINSNKIEVWYTDKLGVKGAPTELGQDLGLVLEVIRNGNTRTFATKVEKVKTIPDQLRLKGNEKPYDELSYKDLIWKNRFIQIPVFRKERIRFADDVKSDSILRFANGTVLVKKVKIPKIKTSDNVFVQLVEQSKGDAYDRTGSVFIIPTNKAQSFLDGMKNGMNTLPKYENGNGKAYQGVVKTTSFEPIVELMRFFTPFGVKQFNYLQLKDKVWQDSVLYRQDVTELAGMLSEQEVYVGAFIGNYDKNGHEVSVELTIHPGFDAESKGSLKKAMSLFTTTNVMEMGGQEYGSMFDKEKGLTVSFHLDQDAKNVQLRYITTGHGGWGNGDEFVPKENRIFLNDALLFKYTPWRNDCGSYRLSNPASGNFATGLSSSDLSRSNWCPGTVTPPIYIDLGDLKAGDHTMQVQIPQGAPEGTSFSSWNVTGTLLFD is encoded by the coding sequence ATGAAGAAAAGTATTCTTTTCACGTCTATTTTATGTTTGTCATTGTCTTCGCAGGCGCAAAAGCTGTCGAATTATGTCATTCAATATAATCAAAGTTTCAATGGGAATACAGCTGCCAATCAAAATGCCATTCTAGTCTATGCCAATGAAAAGGAGACTTTTGTTAGTTCGGCAAAAGAAATGAATGGACAGTTGGCGCCGCCATACGAACGGGTTGTGGTGGAGCGTGCTGGAGGCAATGCTTTACTTAAAATTGCTAAACTCAAAGACGGATCAATCATTCTAACCAAAGATTCGCTCGCACTTTCGAAGCAAAAATTTAACGCCACAAACGAGACTAAAACAATATTGGGCTATCCCTGTAAAAAAGTGGAGACGAGCATCAATTCCAATAAAATAGAAGTTTGGTATACCGATAAATTAGGGGTCAAAGGTGCACCCACGGAACTTGGTCAGGACCTTGGTCTGGTACTCGAGGTAATCCGCAATGGGAATACACGGACTTTTGCCACTAAAGTAGAAAAGGTAAAGACTATACCGGATCAACTGAGGCTGAAAGGAAATGAAAAACCTTACGACGAACTTTCTTACAAAGATCTCATCTGGAAGAACCGTTTTATTCAAATACCTGTTTTTCGGAAGGAAAGAATACGTTTTGCAGATGATGTGAAATCGGATTCTATTTTACGTTTTGCTAATGGGACAGTTTTGGTAAAAAAGGTGAAAATCCCAAAAATAAAGACAAGCGACAATGTATTTGTGCAGTTGGTCGAACAATCGAAAGGTGATGCCTATGATCGCACTGGATCAGTTTTTATCATCCCGACCAATAAGGCACAGAGCTTTTTGGATGGCATGAAAAATGGTATGAATACCCTTCCTAAGTATGAAAATGGCAATGGTAAAGCCTATCAAGGGGTTGTAAAAACAACATCCTTTGAGCCTATTGTTGAATTGATGCGTTTCTTTACACCATTTGGTGTTAAGCAGTTTAACTATCTTCAGTTAAAGGATAAGGTTTGGCAAGACTCAGTGCTGTACCGTCAGGACGTAACCGAATTGGCAGGTATGTTGAGCGAGCAGGAGGTCTATGTGGGGGCCTTCATTGGTAACTATGATAAAAATGGACATGAGGTTAGTGTGGAGCTGACGATACATCCGGGCTTCGATGCCGAGTCAAAAGGCAGTCTGAAAAAGGCGATGTCTTTATTTACGACGACCAATGTCATGGAAATGGGCGGTCAGGAGTATGGATCTATGTTTGACAAGGAGAAAGGTCTTACTGTTTCATTTCATTTGGACCAGGATGCTAAAAACGTGCAATTACGCTACATTACCACAGGGCATGGAGGCTGGGGCAATGGTGATGAGTTTGTGCCTAAAGAAAACCGCATTTTCCTAAACGATGCATTGCTCTTTAAATACACCCCTTGGCGCAATGATTGCGGTTCGTATCGTTTGTCGAACCCCGCTTCAGGCAATTTTGCTACAGGGTTGTCTTCATCCGATCTGAGTCGCTCCAATTGGTGTCCAGGTACAGTAACACCACCGATCTATATTGATCTAGGGGATTTAAAAGCTGGAGACCATACGATGCAGGTACAGATCCCACAGGGAGCACCTGAAGGAACAAGTTTCAGTAGCTGGAATGTGACGGGTACCTTGTTATTCGATTAA
- a CDS encoding UbiA-like polyprenyltransferase produces MKKYLSLVLFAHSVFALPFAFIGFFLALHTTDYAFSWKLLVLMLVCMVTARNAAMAFNRYLDRDIDAINPRTAMRDIPAGKISAKNALVFTLVNCLIFIAATYFINSLCFMLSPIALFVVLFYSYTKRITPLCHLVLGAGLGLAPIGAYMVITGQFATVPVLYGFAVLTWVSGFDIIYALQDEAFDRANHLNSIPVWLGTKGAMRVSECLHVLSFIFILIPAFLMSVGWIYYLGVVFYGALLIYQHTLFSSTNLSRVNRDFMTTNGYASVIFAVFYLLDIWLIK; encoded by the coding sequence ATGAAAAAATACTTATCCTTAGTTTTATTTGCCCATAGTGTATTTGCATTGCCATTTGCCTTTATTGGCTTCTTTTTGGCATTGCACACAACAGACTATGCCTTTTCGTGGAAATTATTGGTTTTGATGCTCGTTTGTATGGTGACGGCCCGTAATGCTGCCATGGCATTCAATCGTTATCTGGATAGAGATATTGATGCCATTAATCCAAGAACGGCCATGCGTGATATTCCTGCTGGAAAAATTTCCGCTAAAAATGCATTGGTTTTTACGCTGGTAAATTGCTTGATTTTTATTGCAGCTACGTATTTTATCAATTCTCTTTGCTTTATGTTGTCGCCCATTGCACTTTTTGTTGTGCTTTTTTACTCCTATACAAAGCGCATAACGCCCTTATGCCATCTTGTATTGGGGGCAGGGCTGGGATTGGCTCCAATAGGCGCATATATGGTTATTACAGGACAATTTGCGACCGTTCCGGTACTTTATGGTTTCGCTGTGTTGACTTGGGTGAGTGGCTTCGATATTATTTACGCTTTACAGGACGAAGCCTTTGATCGGGCCAATCATCTTAATTCTATACCCGTGTGGTTAGGAACGAAAGGAGCTATGCGCGTTTCGGAATGTCTGCATGTGCTTTCTTTTATATTTATTTTAATACCAGCATTTTTGATGTCTGTAGGTTGGATTTATTATTTAGGTGTGGTCTTTTATGGGGCGTTGCTGATTTACCAGCATACCCTGTTTTCATCGACTAATTTAAGTCGGGTCAATCGCGACTTTATGACAACCAACGGTTATGCCTCGGTGATTTTTGCGGTATTTTACCTCTTGGATATCTGGTTGATCAAATAA
- the yihA gene encoding ribosome biogenesis GTP-binding protein YihA/YsxC, with the protein MEVKKAEFVCSNTRVDKLPAPNLPEYAFIGRSNVGKSSLINAMTNKKGLAKTSQKPGKTQLINHFIIDDTWYLVDLPGYGFAKASKTSRNEWEKFIRRYLTHRDNLQCVFVLVDSRHEPQKIDLDFCYWLGECGLPFMLVFTKADKQSTVKSDANIAKFKKSLLQWFEEVPPIFLTSAEKKMGHEPILEAIDEVNGRFVRPELDGNEQF; encoded by the coding sequence ATGGAAGTGAAAAAAGCCGAATTCGTGTGCAGTAACACGAGAGTTGACAAATTACCTGCACCCAATTTGCCGGAATATGCGTTTATCGGACGTTCAAATGTCGGTAAATCATCGTTGATCAATGCAATGACCAACAAGAAAGGACTTGCCAAGACCTCCCAGAAACCTGGTAAGACGCAGTTGATCAATCATTTTATCATCGACGATACATGGTATTTGGTGGATTTGCCAGGTTATGGTTTTGCTAAGGCCTCTAAAACAAGTCGTAATGAATGGGAAAAGTTCATCCGTCGGTATCTTACCCATCGGGACAATTTGCAATGTGTTTTTGTGTTGGTGGATAGCCGTCATGAACCACAAAAGATTGATCTTGATTTTTGCTATTGGTTGGGCGAATGCGGTTTACCATTTATGTTGGTTTTCACCAAAGCCGATAAGCAATCGACTGTTAAATCCGATGCGAATATTGCGAAATTTAAAAAATCATTGCTCCAATGGTTTGAGGAGGTGCCGCCAATTTTCCTAACGTCTGCGGAGAAGAAAATGGGGCATGAGCCTATTTTAGAAGCTATCGATGAAGTTAATGGCCGATTTGTTCGCCCTGAACTCGACGGAAACGAACAGTTTTAG
- a CDS encoding ABC transporter ATP-binding protein — protein MLLEINHVTKDYANHRALDDVSIQIPKGKIFGLLGPNGAGKTSLIRIINQITAPDSGEILFNGEALGPQHIAQIGYLPEERGLYKKMKIGDQMLYLAQLKGLSKREALARIRDWCQRLDITSWLDKKIEDLSKGMQQKVQFVATVIHQPQLIILDEPFSGFDPVNANIIKEQILRLNQEGATIIFSTHRMETVEELCDNIALINRSKKILDGSVQAIKKEYRNQTYRLEYTASEDNFLLSDDTLFKVITSTKHEKTYITTIQLNNNSHINDVLMRFIPKIQLNQLIEIVPSMADIFIQKVTQVSPTANDHA, from the coding sequence ATGTTACTCGAAATCAATCATGTCACCAAAGATTACGCCAATCACCGTGCATTGGACGATGTATCCATTCAAATCCCAAAGGGTAAGATTTTTGGGCTATTGGGGCCAAACGGGGCTGGAAAAACATCCCTGATCCGTATTATTAACCAAATTACCGCCCCCGATTCCGGCGAAATTCTGTTTAATGGCGAAGCGTTGGGGCCACAGCATATTGCTCAAATCGGCTATTTACCCGAAGAGCGGGGTTTGTATAAAAAAATGAAAATCGGTGATCAAATGTTGTATTTGGCACAGCTTAAGGGGCTTTCCAAGCGAGAAGCCTTAGCACGCATCCGAGATTGGTGCCAGCGCCTGGACATCACATCCTGGTTAGACAAAAAGATAGAAGATCTCAGTAAAGGTATGCAGCAAAAAGTACAATTTGTCGCTACAGTCATCCACCAACCACAATTGATTATCTTAGATGAGCCCTTTTCGGGATTTGATCCCGTAAATGCCAATATCATAAAAGAACAGATTCTCCGCTTAAATCAAGAAGGTGCGACCATTATATTTTCCACACACCGCATGGAGACTGTGGAAGAGCTTTGCGATAATATTGCCCTCATCAATCGATCGAAAAAAATACTGGATGGTTCTGTACAAGCGATTAAAAAAGAATACCGAAATCAAACCTATCGATTGGAATATACAGCAAGCGAAGATAATTTTCTTCTGTCCGACGACACCCTATTTAAGGTCATCACGTCAACAAAGCATGAAAAAACATACATCACTACAATTCAACTAAATAACAACAGTCATATCAATGATGTATTAATGCGTTTCATCCCCAAAATACAGCTCAATCAACTCATTGAAATCGTTCCCTCAATGGCGGATATTTTCATCCAAAAAGTCACACAAGTATCACCTACAGCTAACGATCATGCATAA
- a CDS encoding ABC transporter permease, which produces MHKILLIIQREYLSRVKKKSFIVMTFAVPLFFFALYAGMFYLTKKSFKDSHTEVFILDEQGDFASRLQSNKNVSYTVSKLDLQAQKVQLTQSEGKQSILYIPKDILTSKRAELITGGKTSFVTQEIISGQLEEIIREKEYKAKGIDLQIIQSIKPKVTIDAKELTADGEEKNSNTAIAMGLGVALAILVYLSLFLYGAQVMRGIIEEKSNRIIEVIISSVKPFQLMMGKIVGIGMVGLTQFVMWLVLTGGLFITATLLFVNSQDMQEVAASQPGAGNMSTVSKAMAQNDSASILTSIQSFNFTEVIIFFFLFFIAGYLLYSAIFAAAGSAVDNETEANQFSMPITMPLLLTYILSFGVIINDPNGPIATWLSFIPFTSPIAMLVRIPFGVPLWQILTSLTLLILTFLFVTWVAARIYRVGILIYGKKASLKEIIKWFNYKS; this is translated from the coding sequence ATGCATAAAATATTACTTATCATCCAACGGGAATACCTATCACGTGTCAAGAAAAAATCTTTTATTGTCATGACTTTTGCCGTGCCCCTGTTCTTTTTCGCACTGTATGCAGGCATGTTTTATCTGACAAAAAAGAGCTTTAAAGATTCGCACACCGAAGTCTTTATTTTAGATGAGCAAGGCGACTTTGCCAGCAGACTCCAAAGCAATAAAAATGTAAGTTATACGGTATCCAAATTGGACCTGCAGGCCCAAAAAGTGCAGCTTACACAAAGCGAAGGGAAACAGTCGATCCTTTATATTCCAAAAGATATTTTAACAAGCAAACGAGCCGAACTGATTACCGGCGGCAAGACAAGTTTTGTCACACAGGAGATCATTAGCGGCCAATTGGAAGAGATCATCCGTGAAAAGGAATATAAAGCCAAGGGAATCGACCTGCAGATTATCCAGTCCATTAAGCCCAAAGTCACCATCGATGCAAAAGAATTAACAGCAGACGGTGAAGAAAAGAACAGCAATACAGCCATTGCAATGGGTCTTGGTGTCGCTTTGGCTATCTTAGTATACCTATCCCTGTTTCTCTATGGTGCCCAGGTAATGCGTGGTATTATCGAAGAAAAAAGCAACCGCATCATCGAAGTCATTATTTCCTCGGTCAAACCCTTTCAGCTCATGATGGGTAAAATTGTTGGGATCGGTATGGTTGGACTGACGCAATTTGTCATGTGGCTCGTGCTTACAGGAGGCCTTTTTATCACGGCAACACTCCTATTTGTCAATTCTCAGGATATGCAGGAGGTTGCGGCAAGCCAACCTGGAGCGGGTAATATGAGTACCGTATCAAAAGCAATGGCCCAGAATGATTCTGCTTCTATCCTTACGTCGATCCAAAGCTTTAATTTCACGGAAGTCATCATTTTCTTCTTTCTGTTTTTTATTGCCGGATATCTGCTGTATAGTGCTATTTTCGCTGCTGCTGGTTCAGCTGTCGACAATGAAACAGAGGCCAATCAGTTTTCAATGCCCATTACCATGCCTTTGCTATTAACCTATATTCTTTCTTTTGGCGTCATTATCAATGATCCCAATGGACCGATTGCAACATGGTTAAGCTTTATTCCATTCACCTCTCCCATCGCTATGCTCGTTCGCATACCTTTTGGTGTACCCCTGTGGCAGATTCTGACCTCACTGACCTTGCTCATACTGACCTTCTTATTTGTGACCTGGGTTGCTGCCCGCATCTATCGTGTCGGTATTTTGATCTATGGTAAAAAAGCAAGTCTCAAAGAAATCATCAAATGGTTCAATTACAAAAGCTAG
- a CDS encoding Mpo1-like protein, whose amino-acid sequence MKQKKKVQEVEPLRPVDKYFAELDANFQDPTNRLIQAIFLPLLFFGIMGCIWMIPFPQFEFLVKLNWHTFLNWGSFFIAIVIYYYLKLSATLSYAILFSIGGMSFFIVQLEYAQKNGGPAVIWVCLGIALLAIVALFIGKGKEKTKITGQQFLQFLLVGPIWLWHFVFKKLNIRY is encoded by the coding sequence ATGAAACAAAAGAAGAAAGTTCAAGAAGTCGAACCTTTACGTCCCGTAGATAAGTATTTTGCGGAGCTGGATGCTAATTTTCAGGATCCGACCAATCGTCTGATTCAAGCCATCTTTTTACCATTATTGTTTTTTGGTATCATGGGCTGCATCTGGATGATCCCATTTCCACAGTTCGAGTTCTTGGTCAAACTCAATTGGCATACTTTTTTGAATTGGGGGTCTTTCTTCATCGCTATTGTCATTTATTATTATTTAAAGCTGTCCGCAACGTTGTCTTATGCGATATTATTCTCTATCGGGGGCATGAGTTTCTTTATTGTGCAACTGGAATACGCACAAAAGAATGGTGGCCCTGCTGTCATCTGGGTGTGTTTGGGGATCGCATTGCTAGCTATTGTGGCGCTTTTTATCGGTAAGGGAAAGGAAAAGACGAAAATCACAGGACAGCAGTTTCTACAGTTTTTACTTGTCGGACCGATATGGTTGTGGCATTTTGTCTTTAAAAAATTGAATATAAGATATTAA
- a CDS encoding HAD-IA family hydrolase, with the protein MNSYKHILFDLDGTLTDPAEGITKCIAYALESKGIHTADLNSLKPLIGPPLKDSFIHTFGFDESEAIACVEKYRERFSTIGLYENILFDRIPELLALLKTKGYSIYLATSKPEIFAHKILQHFAINTYFDFAGGSALDDSRPTKTSVIQYVMEQAKLTSPQDCLMIGDRKHDLIGARETGMDAVGVLYGYGSQAELEQEDPTYLLATVTDLMEFFQ; encoded by the coding sequence ATGAACTCTTACAAACATATCTTATTTGATCTGGACGGAACCCTGACCGACCCCGCGGAAGGAATTACGAAATGTATTGCCTATGCCTTGGAATCAAAAGGCATCCATACAGCAGATCTGAATAGCCTCAAACCCTTGATCGGCCCGCCCCTCAAAGATTCTTTCATACATACCTTTGGGTTTGACGAAAGCGAAGCAATCGCCTGTGTAGAAAAATATCGGGAGCGCTTTTCAACCATAGGGCTGTATGAGAATATCCTGTTTGATCGCATACCTGAGCTTTTAGCGTTGCTAAAAACAAAAGGGTACAGCATCTACCTTGCGACCTCCAAACCCGAAATTTTCGCCCACAAAATATTACAGCACTTTGCAATAAATACCTATTTTGATTTTGCGGGCGGAAGCGCTTTGGACGATTCCAGACCGACCAAAACCAGTGTCATCCAATATGTCATGGAACAGGCCAAGCTAACAAGTCCACAAGACTGCCTCATGATCGGAGATCGCAAACATGATCTGATTGGTGCACGAGAAACAGGCATGGATGCTGTTGGTGTATTGTATGGCTATGGTAGCCAAGCCGAACTCGAACAGGAAGATCCGACCTATCTATTGGCTACAGTGACAGATCTGATGGAATTTTTCCAATAA
- the rny gene encoding ribonuclease Y, with translation MDIAIYSIISLIVGVVIGRYLLVLLFKKQEQEAKDKVNSILKDAEQEGEHIKKKRLLEAKEKFLQLKSEHEKEVNQRNNTINQKENTLRQKEQSINQKLENINRDKQEVDTKKKQLDKLVELNEKKSEEVETLKLQQIKQLESIAGVTADEAKNQLVDSLREEARSQAMIQIKDIVDEAKLTATKEAKKVVIQTIQRTATESAIENTVSIFNIENDEIKGRIIGREGRNIRALEAATGVEIIVDDTPEAIILSGFDPVRREIARLALHRLVTDGRIHPARIEEVVAKTRTQIEDEIVEIGERTAIDLGIHGLHPELIRMVGRMRYRSSYGQNLLQHSREVANFAATMAAELGLNVKHAKRAGLLHDIGKVPDDNPELPHAILGMQLAEKYKEHPDVCNAIGAHHDEIEMTALISPVVQACDAISGARPGARREVVESYIKRLKELEDLALSYPGVEKTFAIQAGRELRVIVESEKVSDAQSEILAADISNRIQTEMTYPGQIKVTVIRETRSVSYAK, from the coding sequence ATGGACATCGCAATTTATAGCATAATTTCTCTGATTGTTGGTGTTGTTATAGGTCGTTATCTATTGGTTCTGTTATTTAAAAAACAAGAACAGGAAGCCAAGGATAAGGTAAATAGCATACTGAAAGATGCAGAGCAGGAAGGGGAACACATTAAAAAGAAACGCCTGTTAGAGGCCAAAGAAAAGTTCCTTCAATTAAAATCTGAACACGAAAAGGAAGTCAATCAACGTAACAATACCATCAACCAAAAGGAAAATACGTTAAGACAAAAAGAACAGTCAATTAACCAAAAGCTGGAAAACATCAATCGCGATAAGCAAGAGGTGGATACCAAGAAAAAGCAATTGGATAAGTTGGTTGAACTGAATGAAAAGAAATCTGAAGAAGTAGAAACGCTCAAATTACAACAGATTAAGCAATTGGAAAGTATCGCTGGCGTAACTGCTGACGAAGCAAAAAATCAATTGGTGGACTCGTTGCGCGAAGAAGCCCGCTCACAAGCGATGATTCAAATCAAAGATATTGTGGATGAGGCCAAATTGACGGCGACTAAAGAGGCGAAAAAGGTTGTTATTCAGACCATCCAACGCACTGCTACGGAATCTGCGATCGAAAATACCGTCTCAATTTTCAATATCGAAAATGATGAAATCAAAGGTCGTATTATTGGTCGCGAAGGTCGTAATATTCGTGCATTGGAAGCTGCAACAGGCGTAGAAATCATTGTAGACGATACACCCGAAGCAATTATCCTATCTGGTTTCGATCCCGTACGTCGCGAAATAGCGCGTTTGGCTTTACACCGTTTGGTAACAGATGGTCGTATTCACCCGGCTCGTATTGAAGAGGTTGTTGCTAAGACGCGGACGCAAATAGAGGATGAAATCGTTGAAATTGGTGAACGTACCGCGATCGATTTGGGAATCCATGGTTTGCACCCTGAATTGATTCGTATGGTAGGGCGCATGCGTTACCGCTCGTCTTACGGACAGAATCTTTTACAACACTCGCGTGAGGTAGCTAATTTTGCAGCAACAATGGCGGCAGAACTAGGTCTGAATGTTAAACATGCGAAACGTGCTGGATTACTACACGATATAGGTAAAGTGCCTGATGATAATCCGGAGTTGCCACACGCTATTTTAGGTATGCAACTTGCCGAGAAATACAAGGAACACCCTGATGTATGTAATGCAATTGGTGCTCACCATGATGAGATCGAAATGACTGCCTTAATATCTCCGGTTGTTCAGGCTTGTGACGCGATCTCTGGTGCACGCCCAGGCGCACGTCGTGAGGTTGTGGAAAGTTATATCAAGCGCCTAAAAGAGTTGGAAGATTTGGCTTTATCGTATCCTGGGGTTGAGAAAACCTTCGCGATACAAGCTGGCCGTGAGCTACGTGTCATCGTTGAGAGTGAGAAGGTGTCTGACGCACAGTCGGAAATACTAGCTGCTGATATCTCTAACCGTATTCAAACGGAAATGACTTATCCAGGGCAAATTAAAGTAACTGTAATTCGTGAGACAAGATCTGTGTCTTACGCAAAATAG